The window CCATTTAACTACATCTTGTTCCAGgtgttttacatacattatttgatttaatcctcacaaattACCCTAGGAGGTACTGTGAACCCAGATCAGAGATTTTAAGCCCAGGTTTTATATTGCCTTCTaaagttaattcatttttattctttaaaactaagaattctagggcgcctggctggctcagtggttgagcacctgcctttggctcaggttgtgatcccacagccctgtgattgagtcccacatcaggcttcccacagagagcctgcttctcgagatctttgcctatgtctctgcctctctctgttgtgtctttcaggaattcttttaaaaaactgatttgcTGCGTATTTAACTTGTAtcgaatttttttttaaagattttatttattcatgagagacacagggagaggcagagacacaggcagagggagtaggctccatgctgggagcctgatgtgggactagatcctgagtctgcaggatcatgccctgcactgaaggcggtgctaaaccgctgggccacccaggctgcccgtgtATCCAATTTTTACATGTTCTTGTAGAAAGTTATTTTAAgtggagtttttaaattttaagattttatttattcaagagagacacagaagcagaggcatataggcagagggagaagcaggttccatgcagcaAGCAAGCCctttgtgggactccatccccagactccgggatcacgccctgagccaaaggcagacgcttaaccgccgaggtacccaggcatccctagaaagtCATTTTTCATCATCAACAAATCAAATATATCTATGTTGGGACAAAGTGCCAACCAGCTGTTATACCCTTACCCCTTGCCCTTTGCCTTTGCATTCTTATTCATCTATGAGCCATCCCATGTAAATATCTTGGCCAAATTAAAATCTTTGTAcaaaatgcagaatttttttcATAACCCATACGCTTTGTCACTTTTTTTGATACTCATGTTTTACCTCCCATGGGTTACAAGGCTCACTTGATTTTCAGCCTTCCATTCAATTTTCAGTGGTTTACTGCTTACTTTCTCAAACCTGTGACCAAGAAGTTGCAACATTTGAGTATCTCccaaaatgatttctaaaaaatcTAGTTTGTGCCATCATGGACTCACATTTTTTTCATAGCTTCAGAATctcttgctttattatttttttaaaattttttttaatttgtttatgatagacacacagtgagagagagagagaggcagagacacaggcagagggtgaagcaggctccacgcaccgggagcccgacgtgggggttcgatcccgggtctccaggatcgcgccctgggccaaaggcaggcgctaaaccgctgcgccacccagggatccccagaatctcTTGCTTTAGAACTGTTTTGAATTCCTGCCTTACATTCAGGACCAGTCTAAAAGGGTGCTATGGTGCTGTCCCAAAAACTATGATGGAAAGGTTATCTGTGTTGTCCAGTAGGGGTAGCCACTCAGCATGTGTGGCTGTTGAGCACTAAATGTAGCTAATGTAACTGAGCaagtgcatttttaatttaaatacctATATATGGCTAGTGCCCCCCGTAATTTGCAAGTCAGCTTTTTATACCTCAACTTGGATACTCTGCCCCAGTCAGCTATAGGCAGGCCTAATTTATCCTCTTCATTTACTCTTTTCAAAATCTGATTTGAGACCTTTCCCAGCAGCTCATCAGTCCTGATTACGAATTCATCTAACACATAAATGAAATTGaccagaaaaagtaaagaaaatagtttttttccctGCTAATGTGATTTATCTCCATAACCTAGCTGTAAAGTTGGGAGGTGGGATTCctgtattctttatatataaatgcaaaattccAATTTTGTGGAACTAAATATAAGAATTTGAGAAGAGGATAAATCTTAGTTCATTGACAAATTTGCTATCATTTCCCTAATTATGAATCACGTTAGGCATGTGATTCTATTTGGATTTCAAGAAAACACAACATATTTGAGTAAAAGTATCActgcatttattttcaaatgcgTAATTCTTCTACAGCGTCAACATTTTCCTCTCAAAATCGCAAAGCTTAGAACTGGATCACTTGGCCTTTTCTCTTCTTATCTCCTCCCAGTTCGAAATGCTTGCATCTCTTAATGGCCAGCATCCTCTTGGACCTGCAGTTAGGTTCAACGCATTCAAGCCTCAGCACAATCTTCTTTGTGGTTTTAGCCTTCTTCCGGAAAATTGGCTTTGTCTGCCCACCATAGCCACTCTGCTTCCGATCATAGCGCCTCTTTCCCTGGGCATAAAGGGAATCCTTGCCCTTCTTATACTGGGTCACTTTGTGAGGCTGATGCTTTCCACACTTCTTACAGAAAGTCCTTCGGGTTTTGGGAACATTGACCATCTCTGCAGTGACGTTGTCTGCACGACGAAAACTggtgaaacatttaaaattacagtAACAAACGTTAAACATTTTGAATAAAGTGCTCTAAAAATTTAAGAACACATTAATCAGTAATGTATAAACCCACCAAGTACTCCTTTTACATAGGAGTCAATACATAAACATAAGAGTGCACGCCTTTTGGGAATGCTTGGGGCATTAATGGAATTAGATTCACTAAAAATCCGCACGAGCAGCAGCACAGGGGCGCCCAGGAGACAGCTCCCCCTACAACCCGGGTCCTTCGGAGCTTGAGTGGTGGCGGTTGCCCAATTTTCTCTCTCGGAGACGGCCGCCGTGGTGGACTCTTCCTCGCAGCCCCTTCCTCCCTGTTCTAGCTCCTGcgtggcccggcccggcccggctcggCCCGGGGGCGGGAGCGCTGCGGCCCGCCGCAGTTCCTTCTTCGGCAGCTGCCTCGTCTGGTTTCACTTTCCCCTCCGAAGCGCCGTCACCCGTCAGCAGCCCTGAAGGCTGACGTGTCCTTAGTGTCTCCGGCCCACTGGCCGCC of the Canis lupus baileyi chromosome 9, mCanLup2.hap1, whole genome shotgun sequence genome contains:
- the RPL36AL gene encoding ribosomal protein eL42-like, producing the protein MVNVPKTRRTFCKKCGKHQPHKVTQYKKGKDSLYAQGKRRYDRKQSGYGGQTKPIFRKKAKTTKKIVLRLECVEPNCRSKRMLAIKRCKHFELGGDKKRKGQVIQF